A DNA window from Pseudodesulfovibrio thermohalotolerans contains the following coding sequences:
- the wtpA gene encoding tungstate ABC transporter substrate-binding protein WtpA: MSHRITAFMASLAMVMILLLAPGAAQAEPSGKLIIFHAGSLSVPFAAIEKQFEAKYPKVDVLREAGGSTKMARLISEVGKPADIMASADYVVIDKNLIPKFSSWNVRFASNQMVLCYTDKSKFANEINGDNWADILLRDGVVWGHSDPNLDPCGYRSLMVLQLAEKFYGKAGLYEQLLANRPEKNVRPKSVELISLLQSGHMDYAWEYLSVAVQHNLKYVTLDKHLNLGDFDMNDYYASAKVKVTGKKPGTFIERVGKSITYGITRIDKAPNPEAADAFLAFLFDPEGGLKILKDMGQPPFVPVRTNAAGMAKLPEVLKPLATVSE; the protein is encoded by the coding sequence ATGTCACACCGCATCACCGCTTTCATGGCTTCCCTGGCCATGGTCATGATCCTGCTGCTGGCTCCGGGCGCCGCGCAGGCCGAGCCGTCCGGCAAACTCATCATCTTCCACGCGGGCAGCCTGTCCGTCCCGTTCGCGGCCATCGAAAAGCAATTCGAGGCCAAGTACCCCAAGGTGGACGTCCTGCGTGAGGCCGGCGGTTCCACCAAGATGGCGCGGCTGATCTCCGAAGTCGGCAAGCCCGCAGACATCATGGCTTCCGCCGACTACGTGGTCATCGACAAGAACCTGATACCCAAATTTTCCTCCTGGAACGTCCGCTTCGCTTCCAACCAGATGGTGCTGTGCTACACCGACAAGTCCAAGTTCGCCAACGAGATCAACGGCGACAATTGGGCTGACATCCTTCTGCGCGACGGCGTGGTCTGGGGCCACTCCGATCCCAACCTGGACCCCTGCGGTTACCGCTCCCTGATGGTCCTGCAGCTTGCCGAAAAGTTCTACGGCAAGGCCGGTCTCTACGAACAGCTCCTGGCCAACCGCCCCGAGAAGAACGTGCGGCCGAAGTCCGTTGAGCTCATCTCCCTGCTCCAGTCCGGCCACATGGACTACGCCTGGGAATACCTGTCCGTGGCCGTGCAGCACAATCTCAAGTACGTCACCCTGGACAAGCACCTGAACCTCGGCGATTTCGACATGAACGACTACTACGCCTCGGCCAAGGTCAAGGTCACCGGCAAGAAGCCCGGCACCTTCATTGAGCGCGTTGGCAAGTCCATCACCTACGGCATCACCCGGATCGACAAGGCTCCCAACCCGGAAGCCGCCGACGCCTTCCTGGCCTTCCTGTTCGACCCCGAGGGCGGACTGAAGATCCTGAAGGATATGGGCCAGCCGCCGTTCGTGCCGGTGCGCACCAACGCCGCGGGAATGGCCAAGCTGCCCGAGGTCCTCAAGCCCCTGGCCACCGTCTCCGAATAA
- a CDS encoding ABC transporter permease, translating to MIETSIRGGNGFLRSLPGRIFQGWMLASAALVLLFIGIPMASTLTGPTWEVFIDTLGDPEVLASVWLSMSTSAAAAGIAFVFGTPLAYLLARNDFPGKKIVESLVDLPIMIPHPVVGIALLGLTSPNTAFGGLLKSMGVEIMGSTTGIVAVLVFVGVPFYVNAAKSGIESIPRRLENVSRSLGAGAAATFFRITLPLCWRYMLVGMIMCMARALSEFGAIIIVAYHPMVAPVLMYERFTAYGLKYSQPVAVILILVSMLFFLLLRSLSLPKGKSS from the coding sequence ATGATCGAAACATCCATCCGGGGAGGGAACGGCTTTTTGCGGTCCCTCCCCGGCCGCATATTCCAGGGGTGGATGCTCGCGTCGGCCGCGCTGGTCCTGCTGTTTATCGGCATCCCCATGGCCTCCACCCTGACCGGGCCTACCTGGGAGGTCTTCATTGACACCTTGGGCGACCCCGAGGTCCTGGCCTCTGTCTGGCTGTCCATGTCCACATCGGCGGCCGCGGCCGGTATCGCCTTTGTGTTCGGCACGCCCCTCGCCTATCTGCTGGCGCGCAACGATTTTCCCGGCAAGAAAATTGTCGAAAGCCTGGTCGACCTGCCTATCATGATCCCTCACCCGGTGGTAGGCATCGCCCTGCTCGGCCTGACCAGCCCCAACACGGCCTTCGGCGGCCTGCTCAAATCCATGGGCGTGGAAATCATGGGCTCGACCACGGGCATCGTGGCCGTGCTCGTGTTCGTGGGCGTCCCCTTCTACGTGAACGCGGCCAAATCGGGCATCGAATCCATCCCCCGGCGGCTGGAGAACGTATCCCGCTCCCTGGGGGCGGGAGCCGCCGCCACCTTCTTCCGCATCACCCTGCCGCTGTGCTGGCGCTACATGCTTGTCGGCATGATTATGTGCATGGCCCGCGCCCTGTCCGAATTCGGGGCCATCATCATCGTGGCCTACCATCCAATGGTCGCCCCGGTTCTCATGTACGAACGATTCACGGCCTACGGCCTCAAATACTCACAGCCCGTGGCCGTGATCCTCATTCTCGTCAGTATGCTGTTCTTCCTCCTGCTCCGGTCCCTGTCCCTGCCCAAAGGAAAGTCCTCGTGA
- a CDS encoding ABC transporter ATP-binding protein has product MIRLTDLTINLPGFTLDRVSLHIRPGEFFALMGSTGSGKTLVLETVAGLTRLNGGSVVIGGRDVTSLPPEERKVSLVYQDHALFPHLTVLQNVMYGQRYHGIKRDDGKREARALLDTLGLLKLENRRPDNLSGGEKQRTALARALACRPDVVLLDEPLSSLDPQFRGELRRTLKNVHETTRTTFLMVTHDFADAMILAERGAVIKDGRLHQQDTVANIFRRPATPFTAAFVGMTNVFPAHYAKGCCTFAGHAFEGLPELPARTAGFAALRPEDAFVGSVKDFPRDWHILRGTVERLEREGFTWTAVIRCGDQTLTALVDRHMVLSRGLDSGSPVTVGFAGEHLHHMSNNG; this is encoded by the coding sequence GTGATCCGCCTGACCGACCTGACCATCAATCTGCCGGGGTTCACCCTGGACCGAGTCTCCCTGCATATCCGGCCCGGGGAGTTCTTCGCCCTCATGGGCTCCACCGGATCGGGCAAAACCCTGGTCCTCGAAACCGTGGCAGGCCTGACCCGGTTAAACGGCGGCTCGGTGGTCATCGGCGGACGCGATGTGACCAGCCTTCCCCCGGAGGAACGCAAAGTCAGCCTGGTGTACCAGGACCACGCCCTGTTTCCGCACCTGACCGTGCTGCAAAACGTCATGTATGGGCAGCGCTACCACGGCATAAAACGGGATGATGGGAAACGCGAAGCCCGAGCACTGCTCGACACGCTGGGCCTCTTGAAACTCGAAAACCGGCGGCCCGACAATCTCTCGGGCGGCGAAAAGCAACGCACGGCCCTGGCTCGCGCCCTGGCTTGCCGCCCGGATGTGGTCCTCCTGGACGAACCGCTCTCTTCCCTTGACCCGCAATTCCGGGGCGAGCTGCGGCGAACCCTGAAAAACGTGCATGAAACCACGCGCACGACGTTCCTGATGGTCACCCACGACTTCGCCGACGCCATGATCCTGGCCGAGCGCGGCGCGGTCATCAAGGACGGCAGGCTGCACCAGCAGGACACGGTGGCCAACATCTTCCGACGCCCTGCCACGCCGTTCACCGCCGCCTTCGTCGGCATGACCAACGTGTTTCCGGCCCACTATGCAAAGGGGTGCTGCACCTTTGCCGGGCACGCCTTTGAAGGGCTGCCCGAGCTGCCCGCGCGAACGGCGGGATTCGCGGCCCTGCGGCCCGAAGACGCCTTTGTGGGAAGCGTGAAGGATTTCCCACGCGACTGGCATATCCTGCGCGGGACCGTGGAACGGCTGGAACGGGAGGGATTCACCTGGACCGCCGTGATCCGCTGCGGCGACCAGACCTTGACCGCCCTGGTGGATCGCCACATGGTGCTCAGCCGGGGGCTCGACAGCGGCTCGCCGGTGACCGTCGGCTTTGCCGGGGAACACCTCCACCACATGTCGAACAACGGCTAG
- a CDS encoding YidH family protein — protein MNTNGDDVRTRLARERNALAVNRTRLANRRTFLAWCRTALAFMTFGFLLEKVDAFVAYQRADVPAGVLAELGWLGKFAFVGGPVLVAFAAWRYYRLERELGFDSGDLYVVPELILFGVITASAVIYLSL, from the coding sequence ATGAACACGAATGGCGACGATGTGCGGACCCGGCTGGCCCGAGAGCGCAACGCGTTGGCCGTGAACCGTACCCGGCTGGCGAACAGGCGGACGTTCCTGGCCTGGTGCCGGACGGCTCTGGCCTTCATGACCTTCGGCTTTCTGCTTGAGAAGGTGGACGCCTTCGTGGCCTACCAGAGGGCCGATGTGCCAGCCGGAGTGCTTGCCGAATTGGGCTGGCTCGGCAAGTTCGCCTTTGTGGGCGGTCCCGTGCTCGTGGCTTTCGCGGCCTGGCGGTACTATCGGCTTGAGAGGGAATTAGGTTTTGACAGCGGCGATCTTTATGTGGTCCCCGAGCTGATTCTTTTTGGTGTGATTACGGCCAGTGCCGTCATTTACCTGTCCCTGTAA
- a CDS encoding 4Fe-4S binding protein: MQIPFIKQSTKEYYRACRKQGMSLFDFIHGYVYARWPYHYIGLAGDKNPWWRWLWVPLVFIIDRVHPFTETDAHRSGDPSQTRPTWSDAYHGKPLPLAEATKLIRLDRPVNTSLPETVLPYTKARELILNNPERIVLLDCPCRAGMKNPCTPTDVCLIIGDPFASFVLEHHPTKARAITADQAVAVVRAEQARGHVSHAFFKDVALGRFYAICNCCSCCCGAMKAHAHGIPMLCSSGYLAEVNQDLCTKCGTCAQKCQFKAIGFNKDGAFIREDRCMGCGVCTLSCPKDALTLRAAPEKGSPLKVDDL; the protein is encoded by the coding sequence ATGCAAATTCCCTTCATCAAGCAATCGACCAAAGAGTACTACCGAGCGTGCCGCAAACAAGGCATGTCCCTGTTCGACTTCATCCACGGCTATGTCTACGCCCGGTGGCCCTACCACTATATCGGCCTGGCCGGTGACAAGAACCCGTGGTGGCGCTGGCTGTGGGTGCCGCTGGTCTTCATCATCGACCGCGTCCATCCCTTCACGGAAACAGACGCCCACCGATCGGGCGACCCGTCCCAGACCCGTCCCACCTGGAGCGACGCCTACCACGGCAAGCCGTTGCCGCTGGCCGAGGCCACCAAGCTCATCCGCCTGGACCGACCCGTGAACACATCCCTGCCCGAAACCGTCCTGCCCTATACAAAGGCCCGCGAGCTTATCCTCAACAACCCGGAAAGGATCGTCCTCCTGGACTGTCCCTGCCGGGCGGGCATGAAAAATCCCTGCACGCCCACGGACGTCTGTTTAATAATTGGCGATCCCTTCGCTTCCTTCGTCCTTGAACACCATCCGACCAAGGCGCGGGCCATCACCGCCGACCAGGCCGTGGCCGTGGTTCGGGCCGAGCAGGCGCGCGGCCATGTCTCCCACGCCTTCTTCAAGGACGTAGCCCTCGGACGGTTCTACGCGATCTGCAACTGCTGCTCCTGCTGCTGCGGAGCCATGAAGGCCCATGCCCACGGCATCCCCATGCTCTGTTCATCCGGCTACCTCGCCGAGGTCAACCAGGACCTGTGCACCAAATGCGGCACCTGCGCCCAAAAATGCCAATTCAAGGCCATCGGGTTCAACAAGGACGGCGCGTTCATCCGCGAAGACCGCTGCATGGGCTGCGGAGTCTGCACCCTCTCCTGCCCCAAGGACGCCCTCACCCTCAGAGCCGCCCCCGAAAAAGGAAGCCCGCTCAAGGTCGACGACTTGTAA
- a CDS encoding pancreas/duodenum homeobox protein 1 encodes MSPYGRIFTEDTLRTIFPPERTEAFFEALFGDAEEGSYDIALAYGGAEGQVLNFELKLVQRPGKCLACNLTYGLPQVFSRHPVINVNGIADAVARAAGAPSAEWELGNTRELSRELHVIPLTITLA; translated from the coding sequence ATGAGTCCATATGGCCGGATTTTTACAGAGGATACTTTGCGGACCATTTTTCCGCCCGAGCGGACCGAGGCCTTTTTCGAGGCCCTGTTCGGCGACGCCGAAGAGGGAAGCTACGACATTGCCCTGGCTTATGGCGGAGCCGAGGGACAGGTCCTGAATTTCGAACTCAAGCTCGTTCAACGGCCCGGCAAATGTCTTGCCTGCAACCTGACCTACGGTTTGCCGCAGGTCTTTTCCCGGCATCCGGTAATCAACGTCAACGGCATAGCCGACGCCGTAGCGCGGGCCGCGGGTGCTCCGTCCGCAGAATGGGAACTTGGCAACACCCGTGAACTCTCCCGAGAACTCCACGTTATTCCCCTGACCATCACCCTCGCCTGA
- a CDS encoding DUF401 family protein, producing MDSFFVTLAPFIKVLFSFLLMLAGMRLRIGLGLSILLGGAVMGLLFGMGVAPIVETGVLALTQEKFLFLAAIVGLILILSDAMERSGQSRRLMEALSGFLTSPRLRLVFFPALIGLLPMPGGAVFSAPMIKTVSEDMRISNSDRAVLNYWFRHIWELVWPLYPGIILTLALADIQIIDLISYTWPGTPIMLLAGWIFFLRPGVLGAKDLAIPMPVTARSKSAAFREGLPLLIAIVGAIGLETSIAAFAPAVPFEFGVVAALAAAVACVMVQNTQLGLGFLRQVLTKKSLWSMVFVITAIFIFKDVLQAAGVVREMARVAGGNAALFASAAFLPFLVGMVAGINVAFVGATFPLLLGVLASLGMQDQTIPYIVLATFCGFTGVMISPIHICFILTCEYFQCDLGRTWRKVVPPCLVFLASGVALFFVYV from the coding sequence ATGGATTCCTTTTTCGTTACCCTCGCTCCCTTCATCAAGGTGCTCTTTTCCTTTTTGCTCATGCTCGCGGGAATGCGGCTGCGCATCGGGCTGGGGCTGTCCATCCTTTTGGGCGGCGCGGTCATGGGCCTTCTTTTCGGCATGGGCGTCGCGCCCATCGTCGAGACCGGCGTTCTGGCCCTGACCCAGGAAAAGTTCCTTTTCTTGGCGGCCATCGTAGGTCTTATCCTGATTCTGAGCGACGCCATGGAGCGGTCCGGCCAGTCCCGGCGGCTCATGGAGGCGTTGTCCGGCTTCCTGACAAGCCCGAGGCTCAGGCTCGTCTTTTTCCCCGCCCTTATCGGGCTGCTCCCCATGCCCGGCGGAGCGGTTTTTTCCGCGCCCATGATAAAGACCGTGTCCGAGGACATGCGCATCAGCAATTCGGACCGGGCCGTGCTCAACTACTGGTTCCGCCACATATGGGAGCTGGTCTGGCCGTTGTATCCCGGCATCATTCTGACCCTGGCTCTGGCCGACATCCAGATCATCGATCTCATCTCCTACACCTGGCCCGGCACTCCCATCATGCTTCTCGCGGGTTGGATATTCTTTCTGCGCCCCGGCGTTCTCGGGGCCAAGGATCTGGCCATCCCCATGCCCGTCACCGCCCGCAGCAAGTCCGCCGCCTTCCGGGAAGGGCTGCCTCTGCTCATCGCCATCGTGGGGGCCATCGGGCTGGAAACCTCCATCGCGGCCTTTGCACCCGCCGTTCCCTTCGAGTTCGGCGTGGTCGCCGCTCTGGCCGCCGCAGTGGCCTGCGTCATGGTCCAGAACACGCAACTCGGCCTGGGGTTTCTCCGGCAGGTGCTGACCAAGAAATCCCTCTGGTCCATGGTTTTCGTCATCACCGCCATCTTTATCTTCAAGGATGTCCTCCAGGCCGCAGGCGTGGTTCGGGAGATGGCCCGTGTGGCGGGCGGCAACGCGGCCCTGTTCGCCTCGGCCGCCTTCCTCCCGTTTCTCGTCGGCATGGTGGCTGGCATCAACGTGGCCTTTGTGGGCGCGACCTTTCCCCTGCTGCTTGGCGTGCTCGCGTCCCTCGGGATGCAGGACCAGACCATCCCCTACATCGTGCTGGCCACATTCTGCGGGTTTACGGGGGTGATGATTTCGCCCATCCATATCTGTTTCATCCTCACCTGCGAATACTTCCAGTGCGATCTGGGACGTACCTGGCGCAAGGTCGTGCCTCCGTGCCTTGTCTTTCTGGCCTCGGGAGTGGCCCTTTTCTTCGTCTACGTCTGA
- a CDS encoding tetratricopeptide repeat protein, translating to MAEKKIDKSRRNFLFGAVRRLKKEDDQLVASTAGGIEVVKAANALYVDEQWEEARLKYKECLEQDKNDADVRYRLGVCSYRLGMYRQAKLEFERALRIDQTYQDAFLYLGLTMVRLGRSEKVPALWSRYFNPSAVKVMRELNLQLGLIETGQPDPDEEIAQAVEKAIAESCDDVG from the coding sequence ATGGCCGAGAAGAAGATCGACAAATCCCGCCGCAATTTTCTGTTCGGGGCCGTTCGCCGCCTGAAAAAGGAGGACGATCAGCTCGTGGCCTCAACCGCCGGGGGTATCGAGGTGGTCAAGGCCGCCAACGCCCTGTACGTGGACGAGCAATGGGAAGAGGCGCGTCTCAAGTACAAGGAATGCCTTGAGCAGGACAAGAACGATGCGGACGTGCGCTACCGTCTGGGCGTCTGCTCCTACCGTTTGGGCATGTATCGCCAGGCCAAGCTGGAATTTGAGCGCGCCTTGCGGATCGACCAGACCTATCAGGACGCTTTTCTCTACCTCGGGCTGACGATGGTTCGCCTGGGGCGGTCCGAAAAGGTCCCGGCCTTGTGGTCCCGGTATTTCAATCCGTCCGCAGTGAAGGTCATGCGCGAGCTCAATCTGCAATTGGGGCTCATCGAGACAGGGCAGCCCGACCCGGACGAGGAGATCGCACAGGCAGTGGAAAAGGCCATCGCCGAGTCCTGCGATGATGTGGGCTGA
- a CDS encoding aldehyde ferredoxin oxidoreductase family protein: MDELFGRTGKVLHIDLTSGKAMAEYPDDAVYDAFIGGRGLAGHYLRPFADREYSAPELPLLIFTGPLTGTDSPTSGRGSIVSRSPLTGAMCDGSIGGGLPTRLKKAGYDGLVITGRGSVPCGIEIDDNDVRVVETSLWGQDTDAVLHALEKRLPEDTSLACIGPAAENGSLLASVAVDHRHGGVRGGLGLIWAAKNLKYLTVRGTGDVPVHDPDALAQANEAIVRLTMASPVLMGRHGFSRWGTPALLDLMNSRRMLPTDNFQKTYFEHGAKVNASALAALCEPRDHGCLGCHIHCRKIARDGRSLPGFEALAHFTALIGNDDPETAMAGVDLCGRLGLDPVSAGSVLACLREISGKDYSGKTLLSALREMAEGGDSGQGAAHVAQVCHRPETAMTVKGMELPAYDPRGGYGLALAYAVSTRGGCHQRAFPLSHEVLRKPVATDRFSFSGKARIVKIAEDTLAAADSINACRLIFLAAGLEEYAKALTAVTGKDWSAQSLLETGERITVNERRMNTANGFGAADDDLPARFFTEPGTPGGGIEIPPIDREAFLQARHNYYVVRGLDKNGAATPETLQRLGLDG; this comes from the coding sequence ATGGACGAACTTTTCGGCCGGACCGGCAAGGTCCTCCATATCGATCTGACCTCGGGCAAGGCCATGGCCGAATACCCCGACGACGCCGTATATGACGCGTTTATCGGCGGCCGAGGGCTGGCCGGACATTACCTGCGTCCCTTTGCCGACCGCGAATATTCCGCCCCCGAACTGCCGTTGCTTATCTTCACAGGCCCCCTGACCGGGACCGACTCGCCCACCTCGGGACGCGGTTCCATCGTCAGCCGCTCCCCCCTGACAGGCGCGATGTGCGACGGCTCCATCGGGGGAGGTCTGCCCACTCGGCTCAAAAAAGCCGGATACGACGGGCTTGTCATCACCGGACGCGGCTCCGTCCCCTGCGGCATCGAAATCGACGACAACGATGTGCGCGTGGTCGAGACCTCCCTGTGGGGCCAGGACACGGACGCGGTCCTGCACGCGCTGGAGAAGCGACTGCCCGAGGACACCTCGCTGGCCTGTATCGGCCCCGCCGCTGAGAACGGCTCGCTCCTCGCCTCGGTGGCCGTAGATCATCGGCATGGCGGAGTGCGCGGCGGACTCGGATTGATATGGGCGGCCAAAAACCTTAAATACCTGACCGTGCGCGGCACGGGCGACGTGCCGGTCCACGATCCCGACGCGCTTGCCCAAGCCAACGAGGCCATCGTGCGGCTGACCATGGCCTCGCCGGTGCTCATGGGCCGCCACGGTTTTTCGCGATGGGGCACCCCGGCCCTGCTCGACCTGATGAACTCCCGCCGGATGCTGCCCACGGATAATTTTCAAAAGACGTATTTCGAGCACGGAGCCAAGGTCAACGCTTCGGCCCTGGCCGCATTGTGCGAACCGCGCGACCACGGCTGTCTCGGATGCCACATCCACTGCCGCAAGATCGCCCGGGACGGGCGCAGCCTGCCCGGCTTCGAGGCGCTGGCCCACTTCACCGCGCTCATCGGCAACGACGATCCCGAAACGGCCATGGCGGGGGTGGACCTGTGCGGCAGGCTCGGCCTCGACCCGGTCTCCGCCGGTTCCGTGTTGGCGTGCCTGCGTGAAATCAGCGGCAAGGACTACTCCGGCAAGACGCTCCTCTCCGCCCTGCGCGAAATGGCCGAAGGCGGCGACTCCGGGCAGGGAGCGGCCCATGTCGCCCAGGTATGCCACCGGCCGGAAACGGCCATGACCGTCAAGGGTATGGAGCTGCCCGCCTACGACCCGCGCGGCGGATACGGCCTGGCCCTGGCCTACGCGGTGTCCACCCGGGGCGGCTGCCACCAGCGAGCCTTTCCCCTCAGCCACGAGGTTTTGCGCAAGCCCGTGGCCACGGACCGCTTTTCGTTCAGCGGCAAGGCGCGGATCGTCAAGATAGCCGAGGACACCCTCGCGGCCGCGGATTCCATCAACGCCTGCCGACTCATATTCCTGGCCGCCGGGCTTGAGGAATACGCCAAGGCCCTCACGGCAGTCACGGGCAAGGACTGGTCGGCCCAGTCCCTGCTCGAAACGGGCGAACGGATCACCGTCAACGAACGGCGCATGAACACGGCAAACGGTTTCGGCGCGGCCGACGACGATCTGCCCGCACGCTTCTTCACCGAGCCGGGCACCCCCGGCGGCGGCATCGAAATCCCGCCCATCGACCGTGAGGCGTTTCTCCAGGCCCGGCACAACTATTACGTCGTGCGCGGCCTGGATAAAAACGGCGCCGCCACCCCGGAAACCCTGCAACGGCTGGGGCTGGACGGATGA
- a CDS encoding class II aldolase/adducin family protein — MKSLCAKFAAKLAAQGIAPERGPDAPLIGGLDAELTWNREDPRTSLLSGLFDRLSINSLVFVRPAEPYRTILDFLASRNPNAIRPEDTETRTFLHDIPVCREFALSAMTGLLERRKVIVLPGRGIVSCGTVSPEQGFVSVSSAIFSTFVLFFSDYLNRARRNALDDEYIKTFSRVVRLLPEPRQIPPALAQGPFRDEESVVSAMAEAGRKVVGFGLVDSFFGNISYLLNGTIYISQTGSSLDELNGCIDPCPLDGSSTNGLTASSELTAHEDIYRRSRYDCILHGHPKFSVIMSMDCERVDCPSRGRCHLDCPECRTVDGVPVVPGEVGTGPTGLCHTLPPAMAANGAALVHGHGLFTSGEKDFNAPFARLLEIENRCRELYFERLSEYV; from the coding sequence ATGAAAAGCCTGTGCGCAAAATTCGCGGCCAAGCTCGCCGCCCAGGGAATCGCTCCCGAACGGGGACCGGACGCGCCGCTCATAGGCGGCCTTGACGCCGAACTGACATGGAATCGGGAAGACCCGAGAACGTCCCTGCTCTCCGGCCTGTTCGACCGCCTGTCCATCAACTCGCTGGTCTTTGTGCGGCCCGCCGAACCGTACCGGACCATCCTGGATTTCCTGGCCTCGCGCAATCCGAACGCCATCCGGCCCGAGGACACCGAGACGCGCACCTTCCTGCACGACATTCCAGTCTGCCGGGAGTTCGCGCTTTCGGCCATGACCGGCCTGCTCGAACGGCGCAAGGTCATCGTCCTGCCGGGCCGGGGCATCGTCTCCTGCGGCACGGTCAGCCCGGAACAGGGATTCGTATCCGTCTCCTCCGCGATCTTCTCGACCTTCGTGCTCTTCTTCTCCGACTACCTCAACCGCGCCCGGCGCAACGCGCTCGACGACGAGTACATCAAAACATTCTCCCGCGTTGTCCGCCTCCTGCCGGAACCGCGCCAAATCCCGCCCGCCCTCGCTCAAGGCCCCTTCCGCGACGAGGAAAGCGTTGTCTCGGCCATGGCCGAAGCGGGTCGCAAGGTGGTGGGATTCGGCCTGGTCGATTCATTTTTCGGCAATATTTCCTATTTGTTGAACGGCACCATATACATATCGCAGACCGGCAGTTCCCTCGATGAACTGAACGGCTGCATCGACCCGTGCCCCCTGGACGGCTCGTCCACCAACGGACTGACCGCTTCAAGCGAGCTGACGGCCCATGAGGATATCTACCGCCGCTCGCGCTACGACTGCATCCTGCACGGCCACCCCAAGTTCTCGGTTATCATGTCCATGGACTGCGAGCGCGTCGACTGTCCGAGCCGTGGCCGGTGCCACCTCGACTGCCCGGAGTGCCGGACCGTGGACGGCGTGCCCGTCGTGCCGGGAGAAGTCGGTACGGGGCCGACCGGGCTGTGCCACACCCTGCCGCCTGCCATGGCCGCCAACGGCGCCGCCCTGGTCCACGGGCACGGCCTGTTTACCTCGGGCGAAAAGGACTTCAACGCGCCTTTCGCCCGGCTTCTCGAAATCGAAAACCGCTGCCGTGAACTCTATTTCGAGAGGTTGTCCGAATATGTCTGA
- a CDS encoding CPBP family intramembrane glutamic endopeptidase has protein sequence MSDSTATFRPGPVLAFILLTFAVTWCAEGALIANGLRFDDLVSRSSPALWLMGVMWIPGLAGLAVTLFVERTSPRGLVSALSLRMGSVGPYFLFLGLIPLAYAAMYGLTWGAGLSGFDPDLNELAALSGTPIGRDAALKIMLPLSVFLGPLINFAFGLGEELGWRGFLLPRLMPLGKPRAYLILGLLWGVWHAPLVLAGLNYPGQPIQGVVMMCLICLAFGAFLNEMTLHYRSSILAGFLHGAANAQGYGIWTWMFPGAHPLLGGAMGLTGVFVWTAVTCMTVMILRRLRQE, from the coding sequence ATGTCTGATTCCACTGCCACGTTCCGTCCGGGACCTGTCCTGGCCTTCATCCTGCTCACCTTTGCGGTCACATGGTGCGCGGAGGGCGCGCTCATTGCCAACGGGCTGCGCTTCGACGACCTGGTAAGCCGGTCATCACCCGCCCTGTGGCTCATGGGTGTGATGTGGATTCCCGGACTTGCCGGACTGGCGGTGACGCTGTTTGTGGAACGCACCAGCCCTCGCGGCCTCGTTTCTGCCTTGAGCCTGCGCATGGGCTCCGTCGGTCCCTATTTCCTGTTCCTCGGCCTCATCCCACTGGCCTACGCCGCCATGTACGGCCTCACCTGGGGAGCGGGACTTTCCGGTTTCGACCCCGACCTGAACGAGCTGGCCGCCCTGTCCGGCACGCCCATCGGCAGGGACGCCGCCCTTAAGATCATGCTGCCCCTGTCCGTCTTTCTGGGGCCGCTCATCAACTTCGCCTTCGGCCTGGGCGAGGAACTGGGCTGGCGCGGCTTTCTCCTGCCCCGACTCATGCCGCTCGGCAAGCCCCGCGCCTACCTCATCCTCGGCCTGCTCTGGGGCGTCTGGCACGCTCCGCTCGTTCTGGCCGGACTCAACTATCCGGGACAGCCCATCCAGGGCGTCGTCATGATGTGTCTCATCTGCCTCGCCTTCGGCGCTTTCCTCAATGAAATGACCCTCCACTACCGCTCCTCCATCCTTGCGGGTTTCCTTCACGGCGCGGCCAACGCCCAGGGATACGGCATCTGGACGTGGATGTTCCCGGGCGCGCATCCCCTTCTCGGCGGAGCCATGGGACTCACCGGCGTGTTCGTCTGGACCGCCGTGACCTGCATGACCGTCATGATTCTCCGCCGCCTGCGGCAGGAGTGA
- a CDS encoding rubredoxin: MDKWECPCGYVYDPAEGDPENNIPIGTKFEDLPDDWVCPQCGAEKEYFEKL, translated from the coding sequence ATGGATAAATGGGAATGCCCGTGCGGCTACGTGTACGACCCGGCTGAAGGTGATCCGGAAAACAACATCCCCATCGGGACCAAGTTCGAGGACCTTCCCGACGACTGGGTCTGTCCCCAGTGCGGCGCGGAAAAAGAATATTTCGAAAAACTCTAA